The window CGAATTTCGGCGTCGGCGAGGGATCCATCACATAGCGGCCCTCGACCTTGACCGGGTAGGCATAGGTCGTGGCGATATGGCCGTTGCGGGCGATGTCCTCGTAGAGCTTCACATGCATGAGGCCATATTCCTCGAGCGCATGCATCTTGCGCGTCTCGGTCTCGCGCGGCTCGAGGAAACGCAAGGGTTCCGGGATCGGCACCTGATAGACCAGCGTCTGGCCCTCCTTGAGCATCTCCTCGGGGATGCGGTGGCGCGTCTGGATGATCGTCGCGTCCTTCGTCTTCGTGGTGACGGCGACATCGGCGACCTTCTGGAAGAAGGCGCGGATCGAGACGGCGTTGGTCGTGTCGTCGGCGCCCTGGTCGATGACCTTCAAAACGTCTGCAGGTCCGAGGATCGAGGCGGTCACCTGCACGCCGCCGGTACCCCAGCCATAGGGCATCGGCATTTCGCGCGAGGCGAAGGGCACCTGGTAGCCGGGAATGGCGACCGCTTTCAGGATCGCCCTGCGGATCATCCGCTTCGTCTGTTCGTCGAGATAGGCGAAATTATAGGTGGCAAGGTCGTTCATTCGGCGGCCTCCTTCATGCCGTCCTCACCGCCGGCGCGGGCGGCTTCGTATTCGCGGCGCATGCGCCGCACCAGATCGAGCTCCGCCTGGAAGTCGACATAGTGCGGCAGCTTCAGATGCTCGACGAAGCCGGTCGCCTGGACGTTGTCCGCATGCGAGATGACGAATTCCTGATCCTGGGCGGGGGCGACGATGTCCTCGCTGAACTCGTCGGTGCGAAGCGCCCGATCGACAAGCGACATCGACATGGCCTTGCGCTCGCTCTGGCCGAAGACGAGGCCATAGCCGCGGGTGAACTGCGGCGGCTGTTTGGCCGAGCCCTTGAACTGGTTGACCATCTGGCACTCGGTGACGCGGATCACGCCCAGCGAGACTGCGAAACCAAGCTCCGGCAGGTCGAGTTCGACCTCCACCTCGCCGATGCGGACTTCGCCGACGAAGGGGTGCGTGCGGCCGTAGCCGCGCTGGGTGGAATAGGCGAGCGCCAGCAGAAAGCCTTCGTCGCCGCGGGCAAGCGCCTGCAGTCGAAGGTCGCGCGCCATCGGGAACTCCATCGGCTCGCGCGTGAGGTCGCCCATCACGTGGCCTTCCGGCATCCGGCCGTCGCCCTCAATGAGGCCTTCGCCATCGAGAATGTCGGAAACACGCATGACATGCTCGCCGGGCTCCTTGACAGCCGGCTCTGCGACCGTCTCCTCTGCGATCAGCGAAGGGTCGAGCAACCGGTGGGTATAGTCGAAGGTGGGGCCAAGAAGCTGGCCGCCCGGCAGGTCCTTGTAGGTTGCCGAGACGCGGCGCTCGACCTTCATGGTCGCCGTGTCGACCGGCTCGGAATAACCGAAGCGCGGCAGCGT of the Sinorhizobium chiapasense genome contains:
- a CDS encoding alpha-D-ribose 1-methylphosphonate 5-phosphate C-P-lyase PhnJ; its protein translation is MNDLATYNFAYLDEQTKRMIRRAILKAVAIPGYQVPFASREMPMPYGWGTGGVQVTASILGPADVLKVIDQGADDTTNAVSIRAFFQKVADVAVTTKTKDATIIQTRHRIPEEMLKEGQTLVYQVPIPEPLRFLEPRETETRKMHALEEYGLMHVKLYEDIARNGHIATTYAYPVKVEGRYVMDPSPTPKFDNPKMHMSEALQLFGAGREKRIYAVPPYTEVVSLDFEDHPFEVQKFDKPCALCGAENVYLDEVVLDDKGGRMFVCSDTDHCEDRRAHGHAGHMPARPTQESQEAAE
- a CDS encoding carbon-phosphorus lyase complex subunit PhnI, whose amino-acid sequence is MYVAVKGGEAAIANAHRLLTDRRRGDRSLPSITIEQVVEQLGLAVDRVMAEASLYDRALAALAVRQARGDMIEAIFILRAYRTTLPRFGYSEPVDTATMKVERRVSATYKDLPGGQLLGPTFDYTHRLLDPSLIAEETVAEPAVKEPGEHVMRVSDILDGEGLIEGDGRMPEGHVMGDLTREPMEFPMARDLRLQALARGDEGFLLALAYSTQRGYGRTHPFVGEVRIGEVEVELDLPELGFAVSLGVIRVTECQMVNQFKGSAKQPPQFTRGYGLVFGQSERKAMSMSLVDRALRTDEFSEDIVAPAQDQEFVISHADNVQATGFVEHLKLPHYVDFQAELDLVRRMRREYEAARAGGEDGMKEAAE